The genomic segment ATATAATAATAGAGCAAGAACAAAACAAACTCCCTTGGATAAAGATATTTTCTAAAAAGAAGTATAAAGAGCTTAGTGAATGTGATGAAGAGACTAGAAAAAGGCTTTTTGATGTTATGCTTATAGTAGAAAAAGCAATGCTTGATTTTTATAAACCAGAAAAAATCAATATAGCTAGTTTTGGAAATATCTATCCATTTGTTCATATACATGTTATTGCTAGATTTAAAGAAGATGATTATTTTCCTGAGAGCATGTGGGGCCAAAAACAAAGAGAGAGTGAATTAAAACTTCCTAGTTTTGATGAATTTTGTAAAAAACTAATAAAATTATTATGATAAAAAATTCAATTTTTATTAAAATCTTAGTATTATTTTTTGTTGTTATTTTTATATCTGTTATATTTTTTTATAACTCATACATCAAAGAAAGAGAGCTTAATTCTGCTAAAATTTTCTTTGATTATCAAATCAAACAACTTCATAAAAATGTAGAAGATCAAAAGCTGTCATCACTTGCTCTTTCTGTTATATTAAGTCAAAATAATAAAATTCAAGAGTGCTTTTTAGATTTAAATCGCTCACTTTGCATATCAAATATGAATGATATAATATCTAATTTAAGTTCTGTTTTAATGTATAAAAATATCAAAATTCATCTTCATACAAAGGATCTAAAAAGTTATTTGCGAAGCTGGAGTCCAAATAACTTTGGAGATAATCTATCTTCTTTTAGAAATTTATTACTTGAAGCAAATAAAAATAAAAAATCTGTATCTGGAGTAGAGATTGGTGTTGGTGGTGTTTTTACTAGAGCTGTTTCAAATATAGTATATCAAAAACAAAAACTTGGAACTATAGAAATTATGCTTGATTTTGATCATATTAGTAATTTTTTTAAGGATCAAGGTGTGGATCTTTTTGTGCTTGTAGATAAAGATAAAATGCTTATTGATAGTGATTATCGCACAGACGAGCTTTTGAAAGATTATTATATAGCAAATTTAAATAGTGCTAATTTAAATGTCGTAGAGATATTAAAAGATATTGATCTAACTAAAAAAACATTCTTTATATATAAAACTCATTATTTTTCACTATCTCCAATACTAGATGCAAGTGAAAAAAGAATAGGTTTTTTTGTTCTTCATATTAATAAAAACATAAAAGAACAAAATATATTGCAAGATTATATGTTACTTAATTCTTTGCTTTAAAAATCTAAATCTATTGGCAGATTATATAAATATATAAATATATAAAAATGCCAATAATACTTTATTTTCTTATTATCTTTACTTTTGTTTTTGCTTTTAGTTTTTCAAAATACTCATAAGCAGCTCTTTCTTGCTCTGAAGAGTAAAGCATTGAAGCAACTTGTTCTTTCATGCTTTCGTAGTCCGGCGTTTGAATACCATTTTTTTCTAATACATAAAACATATCAAAGGTTTTTTCACCTTTTAAAATTTGTGTAAAAGAATTGTTGTTCGTATTAGCAAGCAATGAGGCCAGTCTTGGATTTATATTTTTATAATCAAAGCTCAAAGTTTGGACTGACACACCATCTATAGCTTTTGTTCCAGCATTCATTTGTT from the Campylobacter pinnipediorum subsp. pinnipediorum genome contains:
- a CDS encoding HIT family protein; the protein is MIYEDEYIIIEQEQNKLPWIKIFSKKKYKELSECDEETRKRLFDVMLIVEKAMLDFYKPEKINIASFGNIYPFVHIHVIARFKEDDYFPESMWGQKQRESELKLPSFDEFCKKLIKLL
- a CDS encoding cache domain-containing protein codes for the protein MIKNSIFIKILVLFFVVIFISVIFFYNSYIKERELNSAKIFFDYQIKQLHKNVEDQKLSSLALSVILSQNNKIQECFLDLNRSLCISNMNDIISNLSSVLMYKNIKIHLHTKDLKSYLRSWSPNNFGDNLSSFRNLLLEANKNKKSVSGVEIGVGGVFTRAVSNIVYQKQKLGTIEIMLDFDHISNFFKDQGVDLFVLVDKDKMLIDSDYRTDELLKDYYIANLNSANLNVVEILKDIDLTKKTFFIYKTHYFSLSPILDASEKRIGFFVLHINKNIKEQNILQDYMLLNSLL